From one Solanum stenotomum isolate F172 chromosome 12, ASM1918654v1, whole genome shotgun sequence genomic stretch:
- the LOC125847788 gene encoding probable fructokinase-6, chloroplastic, with the protein MALHATAFSFTGVSTSSKASRSSLLSVFPAPRRCTVKAASQYPPSIPRCKIQGRALPSDNGPLEKDESSLVVCFGEMLIDFVPTISGLSLAEAPAFKKAPGGAPANVAVGISRLGGSSAFIGKVGEDEFGYMLAEILKENNVNSDGMRFDPGARTALAFVTLRKDGEREFMFYRNPSADMLLQEDELDLELIRKAKVFHYGSISLITEPCKSAHIAAAKAAKDAGVILSYDPNLRLPLWPSAESAREGILSIWDTADIIKISEEEISFLTQGEDPYDDNVVRKLYHPNLKLLLVTEGPEGCRYYTKDFSGRVKGIKVDAVDTTGAGDAFVAGILSQLASDVSLLQDEGKLRDALSFANACGALTVMERGAIPALPTKEVVLNALLKSVA; encoded by the exons ATGGCTCTTCATGCTACTGCTTTCTCCTTCACTGGAGTTTCTACTTCAAGTAAAGCTTCCAGAAGCTCTTTGCTTTCAGTTTTTCCTGCTCCTAGAAGATGCACTGTCAAAGCAGCTTCCCAGTATCCGCCCAGCATTCCTCGATGTAAAATTCAAG GAAGAGCATTGCCAAGTGACAATGGGCCACTGGAGAAGGATGAATCTTCTCTTGTTGTGTGCTTTGGAGAAATGCTCATTGATTTTGTTCCGACTATTAGTGGGCTTTCATTGGCTGAAGCCCCTGCATTTAAAAAGGCTCCTGGTGGTGCACCAGCTAATGTTGCTGTTGGTATTTCCCGTCTTGGTGGTTCATCAGCTTTCATTGGCAAG GTTGGTGAAGACGAATTTGGTTACATGCTTGCTGAGATTTTGAAGGAGAACAACGTCAACAGTGATGGTATGCGCTTTGATCCAGGTGCTCGTACTGCTTTAGCATTTGTAACACTGAGAAAGGATGGAGAACGTGAATTTATGTTCTATCGTAACCCGAGTGCTGATATGTTGCTTCAAGAGGATGAACTTGATTTAGAGTTGATCAGGAAG GCAAAAGTTTTTCATTATGGTTCCATAAGTCTGATTACAGAGCCATGCAAATCAGCCCATATTGCAGCTGCAAAAGCTGCGAAGGATGCTGGTGTGATCTTATCCTATGATCCCAATTTGAGGCTTCCATTGTGGCCATCTGCAGAAAGTGCTAGAGAAGGAATCCTTAGCATATGGGATACTGCTGATATAATTAAG ATAagtgaagaagaaatttcgtttTTGACACAAGGAGAAGATCcttatgatgataatgttgttcgTAAGTTGTACCATCCAAACCTCAAGTTACTCCTTGTCACAGAAGGTCCAGAAGGTTGCCGATATTACACCAAG GATTTCAGTGGACGAGTCAAGGGTATAAAGGTGGATGCCGTGGACACCACCGGTGCTGGAGATGCTTTTGTAGCCGGAATATTGTCACAGCTAGCATCTGATGTCTCACTGCTTCAG GATGAGGGCAAGCTTCGAGATGCCCTTAGTTTTGCTAATGCTTGTGGTGCATTGACTGTGATGGAGAGAGGAGCAATTCCAGCTTTGCCAACAAAAGAAGTAGTGTTGAACGCCTTGCTCAAGTCAGTTGCATAA
- the LOC125847789 gene encoding polcalcin Nic t 1, producing the protein MAEDPQDVADRELVFKRFDLNGDGQISSAELGETLKMLGSVTSEEVQYMMAELDTDGDGFISFEEFEEFARANRGLIKDVAKVF; encoded by the coding sequence ATGGCTGAAGATCCACAAGACGTAGCCGATCGCGAATTAGTCTTCAAGCGTTTTGATTTAAATGGTGATGGGCAAATTTCTTCAGCAGAACTTGGAGAGACCTTGAAGATGCTAGGCTCTGTAACCTCTGAAGAAGTCCAGTATATGATGGCTGAACTTGACACTGATGGGGATGGCTTCATTTCTTTTGAAGAATTCGAAGAATTTGCTCGAGCCAATAGAGGTTTGATCAAGGATGTTGCTAAAGTATTCTAG
- the LOC125846606 gene encoding calcium-binding protein CML24-like — protein sequence MDKTPSDSKQPIVSSAEMDEVEKVFRKFDANGDGKISLSELGAILNALGSKTSPDEVKRIMLEVDTDGDGFIDLKEFAAFYCPGGADSDNKELREAFDLYDKDKNGKITAAELHSVMKSLGEKCSLKDCRRMISKVDVDGDGCVNFEEFKKMMSRT from the coding sequence ATGGACAAAACTCCCAGCGACTCCAAACAGCCGATAGTTTCATCTGCGGAGATGGACGAAGTCGAGAAGGTGTTCCGGAAGTTCGACGCCAATGGAGACGGAAAAATCTCTCTATCGGAGCTTGGCGCGATTCTGAATGCACTTGGCAGTAAGACATCGCCGGATGAGGTAAAACGAATAATGTTGGAAGTTGATACTGATGGTGATGGTTTCATTGACTTGAAAGAGTTTGCTGCTTTTTACTGTCCGGGAGGAGCGGACAGTGATAACAAAGAGCTTCGGGAGGCTTTCGACTTGTACGATAAGGACAAAAACGGCAAAATCACGGCGGCTGAATTGCATTCTGTTATGAAGAGCCTCGGAGAGAAGTGCTCGCTCAAGGATTGCCGTCGTATGATCAGCAAGGTGGATGTCGACGGCGATGGATGTGTTAACTTTGAGGAGTTTAAGAAGATGATGAGTAGGACCTGA